In a single window of the Candidatus Rokuibacteriota bacterium genome:
- a CDS encoding DMT family transporter, with protein MVGGILFMGGATVLFVTMNAGVKSLSAHLPTVELIWARNLGHFLFITAIFAPGHGGWRLFETHKPLLQLARSLLLISSTSFFFTALAYVPLADATAVSFTAPIIVAALAGPALGERVSLGHWVAIGAGFGGALIILRPGSEAANPYALLVLGSAACYAGYQLLTRYVAGFDTPETSVAYSALVGTAVFTAIVPFFWKTPERLVHWLILSALGVLGGLGHYCVARAFVRGPASTISPFHYIQLVWAAVAGYLLFGDVPSLWTWGGAAVIVASGLRIALREARRCPA; from the coding sequence ATGGTTGGCGGAATTCTGTTCATGGGGGGCGCCACCGTGCTCTTCGTGACGATGAACGCCGGCGTCAAGTCGTTGAGCGCCCACCTCCCCACGGTCGAGCTGATCTGGGCGCGGAACCTTGGGCACTTCCTCTTCATCACGGCGATCTTTGCTCCCGGCCATGGCGGGTGGCGCCTGTTCGAAACCCATAAACCGCTTCTGCAGCTGGCCCGGTCGCTCCTGCTGATCTCCTCGACCAGCTTCTTCTTCACGGCCCTCGCCTACGTGCCGCTGGCCGATGCGACGGCCGTATCGTTTACGGCGCCCATCATCGTTGCCGCGCTGGCCGGGCCGGCGCTCGGCGAGCGCGTGAGCCTCGGTCACTGGGTCGCGATCGGCGCCGGGTTCGGCGGCGCGCTCATCATCCTCCGTCCGGGCAGCGAGGCGGCGAATCCCTACGCCCTCCTGGTCCTGGGGAGCGCGGCGTGCTACGCCGGCTACCAGCTCCTCACCCGCTATGTGGCGGGCTTCGACACGCCGGAGACCAGCGTCGCGTACAGTGCCCTCGTCGGCACGGCGGTGTTTACCGCCATCGTGCCGTTCTTCTGGAAGACGCCGGAGCGCCTGGTGCACTGGCTGATCCTCTCGGCCCTCGGCGTCCTCGGCGGGCTGGGGCATTACTGCGTGGCGCGCGCCTTCGTCCGGGGGCCCGCCTCGACGATCTCGCCATTCCACTACATCCAGCTCGTGTGGGCCGCCGTGGCGGGCTACCTGCTGTTCGGCGACGTGCCGAGCCTCTGGACGTGGGGCGGGGCGGCCGTGATCGTGGCGAGCGGGCTCAGGATCGCGCTGAGGGAAGCCCGCCGCTGCCCGGCGTAG
- a CDS encoding ribonuclease HI family protein — protein MSRRDLTVSRFTALVLYIDGSVEGNPGPGAIGVVATGADGTPVEAWGEAIGHVTNNQAEYQALLAGLRKARQLGARTVTVRSDSQLLVRQFLGEYRVKDPKLKPLHAEARRLAGSFKSFAIEHVPREANRAADRLANQARLAQT, from the coding sequence ATGTCCCGTCGCGACCTCACCGTGAGCAGGTTTACCGCGCTCGTCCTCTACATCGACGGCTCGGTGGAAGGAAACCCGGGCCCGGGAGCCATCGGCGTCGTCGCCACCGGCGCGGACGGGACCCCCGTCGAGGCGTGGGGAGAGGCGATCGGTCACGTCACGAACAACCAGGCGGAGTACCAGGCCCTCCTGGCCGGCCTCCGCAAGGCCCGCCAGCTCGGCGCCCGGACTGTCACCGTCCGCTCCGACTCCCAGCTCCTCGTCCGTCAGTTCCTCGGCGAGTACCGGGTGAAGGACCCGAAGCTCAAGCCGCTCCACGCGGAGGCACGGCGTCTGGCAGGGAGTTTCAAGAGCTTCGCCATCGAGCACGTCCCCCGCGAGGCGAACCGCGCGGCAGACCGGCTCGCCAACCAGGCCCGCCTGGCCCAGACCTGA